The sequence GCTGGCTGGGGCTGTCAGACCATTACTCCCTCCCCATGGCCTCTGGGTGCTGCGAGGAGCCAACTGGCACCAGAGACCTAGATGGAATTTTCCCAGTCACAGTTCatacccccatcccccaccacccTGGTGAACTTGGTGCCACCGGCCCCGGGTGACATCTCACTGAAGGGCTGTACGACTGTGAGGCCACAGCTGGCTAACACCTCTGCCCAGGCACATGGACACCACGGGACACCCCAGTGAAGTTGTGCACCAGGGTAACAGAGAGGGAATTTGGGCTTCTTGGTTTTATCCCTTCCTGGTTTCCCAGGTCATTGTGTGTAGATGACCCTGGCCataggctgggattgaggggcatcaggagagctggggtAGGGAGCCCTGGGGTAGGATAGCAGAGGGTTacaggttgggattgaggggcctTGGCAGAGCTATgaggggaggccagggctggggtaaTGGGgcactgtgggttgggattgagatTCATCAGcaccagagctgtgtgtggcaggggtcccagggatgGGATAGAGGGGGCCTAGGGTCAGGTTTGACAGGCACTGGTAGAGCTAGGTGGGGGCTCAGGATGGCACTGAGGTGGGTGGTTCTGGGGTCCAGGAttccagtgatttcagctgaagccagggctgcccagcacctctgaacaGCAGGCCCCAGGAGCctcaaattaggcacccaaaactAGTGGGTGCTTGAAAAATTAGCCCTTGAATGTTCTGTGTCTCACTTTCCCATCAGTATAATGGGGGTGTTTTGGGGGCTCCTTCCTCACTCACCAACTGAGGTCGGGGGAGTGTTAGTTCATCCATCTGTGCATAGCACTAGGAGATCCTTGCCTGGGAGGTGGGGTGTTGTGGTCTTGCCTGCGTATGAGGGTTTCATCCCCCAGTGTTGGAGGGATACAGGGAAACAATGGGTAGAAACTTTACAAACAAACCTGCTCTTACCACAAAGGGGTTGTAAACAGACATAAAGTCTCTTACAGAAGTGGGTAGGGGGCTTTTAATTTATCCTCACtaggaaaggggcagagttacCACTCCTGGGAGCTGAACCTACAACGACAAAGGCTCAGAGTAGCAGACAGCTACTAGCTAGAGCCTGCCTGGCTTTGGTTGGCCACTCTCACCTGTCCCTTGTCAAAGCTGCAGAGGATGGGACTGGAACTGTGGCCCATGCTGGTAATGGAGGAATCGCAGACACCTGAGTGCTGCTGCCCCCTGTATAAAACCAGCCAATGGGGGCAGCTTTTCCTTATGTGGCTGTTTCCTGAAgggggagtggaagatgggagctCCTGGGGGTTGCTGGCCTTTGCTCCTCTTAGTCACTGGTGCTTGGGCTCAAACTGCTTCAGGTAAAGTGGGGGGAATGAGGGATGCTGGGTGTGAACTGAGCCTCTTGCTGTGGTTTATCCTCCAACTGTGTGGGGACTTcctgctctgggttccagcctcCTGGAAGAGCTGCTGGGTGGGCAGAGCCGGATCCAGATCCTGTTGTTCCAGTGTTGCACTGGAACTCCCTGTTCTGGGCAGGTAAAACCTAGGGCTCTCCTGTATGGAATGTATTCTGGGCACCTGCTCAGTGACTCTTATCTGCTGGCAGAGTGCCTACAAAGTTTCATTTCCTCCTGGCCCACGTGGGAAACCCCAGTCTCCCTGCAGATGCTGGGTGTGGAAGTTGCTCCCTCTGCCAGTCTGTGGCTTTAAATCTCCCTAAGTATGCAAGTTCCCTAGGGCCTAAATAGCTAATCTCTTACTCTATGCagtgtagccatgttgatcccaggatattacagcACCAAGGTGGAGGAGGTAATACCTCTTAGTGGACCAATATGGCCCAATAAAAGATCATCTCCCCCACCTTGCTTCTCTAATCTCGTAAAACAGTGGTAGATACTGCCACTATTCAACAGAACAGTCTCCAGCCTGCTGGTGATAGGCGTTAGGGAAGCAGTTATTGATGTAGGAGCTGCAATAAGGTGATGAGATGTAGCTGAGGTCTGTAGTGAGGAATCCACTATGCttctctcctctttctctctcccccttcctcctcccgccccctcccccaaaatcctAACCCTTGACTTTGTCCCAGGTGGGATGGGTCTGAGCAGTTTGTGGGTTAACAGACCTGCTCTCTCAAAGGATACAACACTGCATTTTGGTGGCTGGCTTCCTGGGGCTTAGTGGCAGCAATGAGACAACAGTGAAGGTTCCTCTTGTGGTAGTTATCTAGGTGCCTCTGGTGGCATGAGATCTGTAACACAAGGAGATACCAGCAGGACACTCCTGTGTGCCCACTTATGAGACTTCTGGGGTGgtatggcctagtggctagagtagGTTGAACCTCTGAGTTGGGggccctgggttctagtccttgcTCTGAAGGGGGTGACCTTGCTGAAACCAAAGCTTGCCAGAGTGGCTGCTGGATTTCTGGGTACCTCATTTTTGGGATGTCTGGCTTGAGGCACCCACAGATTCAGCAGTTGCTGTCCAACATCTGACTCCATTTCCTGACCCCACCCTGGGATGCTTGGTGGCAAGCTGCATTGGTGCTCCTCAATGCCTTTTGGGTCCTTTTAATGGTTAATGCTCTCACTTTCTCCTGCCTCTAACCTGGCTTTATCAGTGAGATCTGTCACAGCTGGTGTAACCTGCTGGCTGACAGTTTCCTTGTTCCTCCTCCACAATCAGGGGTAGATGGCTGAAGGCAGCTGTCTGGTATTTCAGCTCTGGGGTTGGTAGAGCCTGGCACTGCTGTGGCTCCAGTTTCCACCCTCCTGAAATGGAGGTGATTCCTGGTCCTCCATGTCTGAGTTGGGAGGCTGGGGGCTGTTGGAGACGTAGTCCGGGCAGATTAGGGCCGGGTCTCCACTCAGctttttgtcagtcaggggtgtggggggggggggggggacatggtaAGCTGCCAAAAATCccatgtagacacagctatgACAACAGAAGGGAGCTTCTCTTGGCTTAGCAAATGTTGTTCCAGGAGGTGGTATTACTCTGCTGACCAGGAAAACATCTTCTGTTGGCATAAGCTCAGCCTGCACTAGGGGGCTTTGCCATATAGCTCTAACAGACTAATATTGTGTAGACAAGGTCCAAGTCTCCATAACCCTGCATGTCACCAGTGTGTTATTGCAATTCTAAGCTGTCTAGTTCCAGGATTCAGTAGCTGCCATAGATCTAAGGACTGTCTTGCTCAGTGTAATGAGGTGCAAGGGACATCTCTCTCAGTGATGGTGGTTGGTGGATcctctacttgcaccactggacGCTCACCCCTTCTGCTGACACTGGGCTTGTCCATCTGGTCACATTGTCCCTGGCTGCTCCTCCCAGGAGTAGTATCAGTGCATGCCCCTGGGCAGCAGTAATGAGGGATGAGTTGTTGGGGTGGTGGGGAAATCCCCTCTCCTGCTAGCACAGATCTGGTAGCTGGACCCTGGGAGGTGCTAGGGATCAAGGATGGCCTCTCAGGCACAGGGCAGGTGTTTGGAATGGAGTGGAAGGAGCATGTTGGGGTTGCAGCTACTGGGAGCAACTGGAATTATGGCCCTGAGCCTTGTAATGATGTATGAAAATACACTACAGCCCCAGACACAGTCAGTAATGCTGGATATCTACCCAGCCCTTCCTGAACTCCTGTGTCCTGGGAGTGGTATAAATCCCAGGACCAGGTTTCTGGGGCTGTTGTGTCTGGAGGATGCTGTGGCTGAGTCTGTTAACCCCTGTGCGCTCTGTCTGCAGTGTCAGTGGTGTGTGGCAGCTCGCGGCTTCAGATCACGGTGCTGGTGGATCTCTTTGGCAACGGTGTGACTGTCTCTACCAGGGAGCTGACGCTGGGGGCTGGCTGTGCTGTGACAACTGTTGGGCCAGATAGATTCCAACTAGAATACCTGCTGTCGGCATGTGGGGCCACCATGGAGGTGAGAGCAGAGACcagtggggggctgggtatgtgggtGGATGTCAATCTTTCTTCCAGCTGAGTGCAGCCTGGTTTCAatcctcagcccctccctcccctgacctCCTTTTCTCCTGAGGGACACCCACCTTTCCTGAGTGATGGAAATCAAGCCTCACATTCACTCACTCCCACTGCTGGACACAGAACAGACTCACTGCAATGAGGCTCTTCTTGAATCTGGATACACCCTGTCCCATGCAGGAGAGAACGAATAGGGGATCTATATCCAAAGAAGCCCTtgggtggaggggagcccaggggagCGGGCCTTTTAGCCATCAGATACTAACCCATAGCCTTTCACTTCATGCCTGCAGCTAAAGTGGGTGCAATGGTACAGTGTCTAAGTACGTTGCAGGGGCCATGGAGGGCTTAATACTGCCGATGAGCAGGCGCAATGCAAATGCTGAAACAGATCTGTGAATGCTGGCTTGTGAAATTGCTTGGGTAACTCCTGCCTTCCTCTGGTGCCCACAGGTTCCTGCATTTGCAGGAGGTGGGGATACACAGATTGATCTAAAATGAGAAGTTACAGGCCTTGGAACTATTGGAGCTGGAAGCAGTGCCCAGGGTTCCCCATGTACTCAGCATGCCCCTATGGGAAGGGACTCTCCATTgcccccatctggaaaatgacaGACTAGctgccttttgggggggggggggggctgaggcttAGTGTTCACATGTGATGAGATGCTCAGGTGGAAGGTACCACTGTAACCCCCTCTTTCAGGGCACTGcatgtcccctctagtggctgatctGTGGAGGCTTGACTCTGCTACAGCCCCTGGCTAGAAGATGGATTCCTCTAGATCTTGTGGTAGCAGCTCCTGCTCCTAAGAGTCCCAGCAGTAGGTCCAAGCCCTGATGTtcccccaggagggggcggctGATGCTATAGCAATGATGAACCTATTCTCTCCCTCTAGCTGGAGTCTCTTTACTACCTGCCCCCTTGAATGGCAGTGGCTGGAGGGTTGTGAGGGCCAAACATGGTGCCCTACTGGCTGGTGCTCTGAGGTGTCTCTCCAATGGTGTATGCACCTCCCCTTCTGGCTGGTCACAGTAGCTATCCTCCTGGGCTATGGCTGGACAGGAGGCCCTGCTGCTGGGTGGATGGAGCAGGGTGCAGCTGAGTAGTCTTGGGGATACTGACCCTCGGCTGTGTTTGCTCCGCATAGTTCCTCCCTGACACCATCCACTACAGAAACTTTCTCCACTACAGACCTTCTGCTGTGAGGGGCGTGATCCGAGCCAgcgccttctccctccccatagACTGCTTCTACCCAAGGTGAGTGAGCATCTTCCATGCAGTGCTGGGTGCTGAGAACTGTCCCAAGTTGCTTCAAGGAGCAAAGTCTCTCCCCATTACCTGGACTTGTTCACCCTCCTGCCGAGGGTGGCCTTGGCATTGCAGGGCTGCCCCACTGAGCTTTGCTAATGGCCAGAgagtcaggagtcctggattGTCCTGCTGAGGGTGGGATGTGGTtgctgggtctgtcacactaagGCTGGGTATCCAGTCAACTAGAGCTGCCCAGGTCTTTAATGCTCATGGCTCAGCTGCAGGGATGCACAACTGAGCAGAGCCTTGGTGGGGCCTGATGGTCCATGTGACCTGCCTGTCACCTGCACTAGTGCAATGCTGACCTGATAGTGCCATGCTAGTGCACATGGTGAGACAAGGAAATAGACTGAAGCCCTAATGCACTAGCGCTCACGAATGTATCCGCTTCCTTCTTCACCACAGCTCTGTTCTGGCTACACCATAGTCTTGGCCTGAGCCAGGGGATAGAGGGGTGGCTGTAGATcaagagttctcaaactgggggtcagcctccaccccaaacctccctTTGCCTCTaccatttataatggtattaagtATGGTTTTTAATTATAAGGGGGGAGTGGCACTCAgcggcttgctatgtgaaaggggtccccagtaaaagtttgagaaccactgatttagatgctATGATGTGTAACTGAGTCCTGCTGGGATTAACCTCACAACTATGTGTTGGAGGGTGTGATGGGCAATCAGGAGGGGCTACGCAGTGGCTGCCAGGATACCTCCAAAGGAGAGTGCCATGTGCCACGTGCCACCACACAATAGCAGATCCTGGGTGTGTGGAAGAGGTAGTGATTGTCTCCTCTCTGTTCCAGGACCAGTAATGTCTCTTCCTTGGGCCTCCAGCCCACCTGGGTCCCCTTCAGCTCCACCCTAATGCACAGATGGCACCTGGACTTTGCCCTTGATGTATATGACAGTGAGTACTGGTGTATTCAGGGGGATCTTGAGAGTCTCTGGGGATCCCACCCAGTCTATAGCTAAATGGCAGGCTGACCTGGGAGCCCACTAGCCAGGCTTGTCTCCAGGGGATGGGTTAGGAAGGAACTTCATTGCCCATGCATATACTACCTAAACTGTTCAGAAAAAGGGGAACTGGGGGCACCCCAAGTTTGGttaatgcacctcagtcctgtgttctcccccagccctgccaacacCCCTTTTCATCCCTGAACTCCCCTTACCTTGACCCATAGCCCCCTCCTATGCCAGCAGTTAGTAGCCCTCagtcccaccctgcagcccctattATTCTAGCCTTGGGTTCCCCCTCTCACAGATCTGTTGATGCCACCCTCCAAGCCTCCTGTTTTCTTGCTGATCTCTCCTGCCTTACACCCCTTTCTCTGTTTAGACCCCTTTCTCaggcaaagtgtgtgtgtctcATCTTCATCCTCAGGTACCTGGTTATCCCCCCTGTCTGATCCCTCTTACTACCTTGGTGACCTGATAAACATCCAGGCATCTGTGAGAACTGGCAGCCATGTGCCTCTGAGGATCTACGTGGATGAGTGTGTGGCACGGCCAAGTGCAGCATCTTCCATGAAATATGAGGTCATCACAGACCACGGGTGAGTGTCTGGGGCAGAAGACTCTGAACAGGCTCTGGTGTCTGGTACCAAAGCACCATTTTATCTAGCAGGACTAGGCAGCACTGGTCCAGGGAGAGGTGTGGGAGGAAAGTGGATGGTGGGCCTTCAGAGTCCAATGTGGTCAATTTCAGttgtaggatttttaaaaaaaatcctacaatttaattatttcagctatttaaatctgaaatttcagtgtttgtaactgtagggatcctgacccaaaaaggcattttggggggggggggcagtcacaaggttattgtaggtggGATTGTggcactgctacccttacttctgcgctgctgctggcagggcactgccttcagagctgggtgcctggccaacagccactgctctctggctgtccagctctgagggcagcatagaagtaagggtggcaataccatgagccccctaaaataaccttgtgacacccccccccccacaaatccCTTTTTTTGGTCAGGATTCCCAATTTGAGACATGCTAGTATCCCCTGTGACcactgtatagtatagggtaaaagcacacaagaccagatttcatgggggaggccAAATTTCACTGTCCATgacttgtttgtttttcatggccatgaatttggtagggccctagttattaGTAATGGTCTGAACTGCTCCTGTATCTCCAAGCTACTCAGCAGGCTGCTGGCCTCTTCACCATTGCCCCAAATCCCCACAATTCCTTGTCTCCCCACCCCTGGGAACTGGGTCAGGCCCAGACGAAGCTGTTTCTCAGGTCCCATGTGGACAGTCTAGGAGCCAGGATGATGGCTGCTCCATGGCACTGAAGAGGCTGGGTGGGTAACACCTCCTCCCTACAGGTGCCTTGTGGATGGGCAGCACAGCCGCTCCCGCTTCCTTGCCCCACGAGGAGACCAGTTCCTCCGTTTCCAGCTGGACACGTTTATCTTCACTGGTGCTTCCAACAGCCAGGTCAGTACAGAGGAGGTGGGGACCTGGAAGGGCACGGACTTCCCTGTATGGGGTTGGGTGTCAGCAAGGCAAGATGGCTGCCGTCTCCATGAGGGACTCTCCCACAGGGCCCTGCAAGGAGATGAGCTCTCCTCACAGAGATAGGGATGGACAGAGGTGTGGGGCAGAATAGGTGCTGTAAGGGGAGAGGGTTCCCTCAGCCTGACCCCAGAGTTGAGTTCTGGGCTCTCCCTGCATCCCATACAGAACCACACCTGGCTGTGACATCTCTCATGTTTTCAGATCTACCTCCTGTGCCATCTGAAGGCAgtggctgccagccctgctgacCAGCACAACAAGGCCTGCTCCTATGACCCAGCCACCACAGCCTGGCACTCCCATGAAGGAGGCAACTGCTCCTGCTGTGCTTCCCCTGCTGGCTGTGGGAGCAGGAGGCGGCGCCGGCATCTGCCTCAGGACAGGGAAGGTAACCTTGCCCCTACCTTGAAACCCCCTGCAGTCCTGCTGGAGGAGCTTGCCTGGCTTCTGCAATTCCTtggtgggctgggggaggctccCTGGGCTAATGTCTCCCTGGGATCCTCCAGTCTCTGTGCCCTGCCCCTCAGCTCTGCCTTggcaccagagcaggggctgccctatGGGCATGTGGCCCCTTCTAGCATTTGGGGGAGTGGAGAGCTGCTTTCTTTCTTACCCATTAGACTAAGCTTCCATCTGGCTGTCATCAGAGCTGAGCCCAGCTGCTTCTGATATGGGGCTGGATAGATCTGGCTTGCTGCACATGTGGCTTCCACCCCACCAGACCCTGTGCTGATTGCTGGTGGGATTTGgcatggcaggaggaggagggtgaggcATCCGGCATCTGCTCCCAGACTCTGTGGCTGCTTTCTCCCTGCAGGGCTCCTTGGAGAAGCAGACCTCCAGCTTGGCCCCATCAAGCTGGCCACCAATTCCTCCATTACActgggctccagccccctcaCATTGGCTTCTACAGagcccacctctgccacagcaGGGGCTGTTGAGCTCTCTTCCACTGTGTCCATCTCTGGCACCCCTAAAGCCATCCACCCTGACCTGTTCTCTCCCAATCGGGCTGTGAACTCCATTGTGAGAGGGGACATGAAGGATTcctcaggtgagtgctctgatCTGTCCTctgccatggggtgggggagctgactGGAGTGAGACAGACTCCCATGACCCATCTTTCAGTAGGTGACTTGTTGCTCAATGTAGCCACGAGCAAGGCCATGAGCAGTCTGGTCAACTCCTTATTGTCTCATCACCTAGCCAACTGGCAGAACTGACTAATGGGGTTGCTGCCATTGGCTGCAGGCCCATATCCTGGAAATCTGGGGAGATCTGGAGTCAGTTATTCTCTTCCAAATAGAAATGGGGCCAAGCCACCATGTCTCACAAGCAGAGTAGTGtccaggaggagggggggggggggaaatgagccTTCCtgggcgctgtgtgtgtgtgtggggggggggggtgcatgggttttttgttctcttccccctgccccacacacaagGGTTGATGGCTTTAGGCAGCAGCCACCATTCCCTGGTGGAGAACAGCTGGGAGGCCTGTTGGAACCATGCTGCTTTGACCACATGCCCTCACAACATCTCTCCTGAGTGTTGCTCTGAATTTCTTTCCCACAGGGCTGCAGCTCCCCTTCTCCGTCACCACCCTGGCCATTGCAGTGCTGTGCTCACTCTTTGTCTTCCTGGGAATCCTGGGTTGCTACTGCTCCACCAAGCGCTACCACAGAGGATACCGGATGGGTGCCGTTGATGCTGCCTTGGGGGAGTCTGGTGCTGTCGCCATGGCACCCACAGCCACTGGGGACTCCAATGTAGCCTCTAAGAAACCTGGTGCTGTGGTGGCTGCAGCCTGTGGGGAGTCTGGCTCTGTATGAAACTCCAGTCGCCTCCtaataaacaaataaaccaaCCAGTCAAGGGAAATGTCTCATTCCTCAGTGTaggggcagctggggtgggggggacttcAGCACCACCTGGCTGGCTGTGAGCCTCTTCTGTCACCACTTTAACTCTGGCTAGTCATACCAGTACCTTCTCCTTCAGGATCAGAAGACAAGCTGACCACTGAGGGTCAGATTTCCAAAAGATCACTATCTTCCATATGGAGCTATAAGCTGACCTGAGCTGGGggagtttcttcttcttcttcgtcAATGGCTATACCATAAAACACCCACTATGTACCTTCCTCTAGGCACAGCACTGCTGGTCACTGCCACAGCTGTGTATGGGGGCACATTTCATGTCCTCTGCTACAATGACCACAATGGGGGAGGGCTTGTTGCTGAGGGAATATTCTGTTGCCTTTTCTGGGGTAAGATAGCTAGCTAACCATGATGACTTGGGTATtcttcttctccccccacaccaccacacacactgtAAATGGGGTGTGGAGAGGATGCTGAGTCTTCATGCTCTGCTACCTCCATCTACTTTTCCTAGGTGCCACTCTGGAGGGTGGCGATGGGGTGGAGGAGATAGGACAAACAAATTCACTCCATTCAAATCTTGGAACTCAAGGGCTTTGTGAGCTGACTGACTCTGTGCTAATGAATACATCAATCTGACTGATGTGACTTGTTTGGTCCTGTCTCTTCACTTGCTGTCCCCCTCTCACTCATGGTGGctggacaccccctccccctaccACAGCCCCATACCTGATCTGAACCCAAACAAGAGTCTAGGTACCCAAAAGGCAGTTAACTGGGGCTGTCCTGGTACGGAGAGCATTTTGAGTTGGTGTCTAACCAAGTGTGAGACGCACAGGACTTCTGTCCATCTGGTGAGGTATCACTGAGAGTCCTGCTCTGAGGGGCTGAATGTGTGCTGATCTCCTGTGTAATTTAATAGGGCAGATCTGGGGGGGTGAGGTCCCACAGTTGGTCCTAAGCCATGCCCTGGTGagaaggtggaaggcaatgaaGGGTATGACACTCTCACCCTTCCTGCAATGACAGTCTCAAAGATCTCTCTACCCCACCCCAGCCatgctggacgtgcacaagtccgtggggccggatgcgctgcatccgagggtgctaaaggagttggcgggtgagattgcagagccattagccattatttttgaaaactcatggcgatcgggggaggtcccagatgactggaaaaaggctaatgtagtgcccatctttaaaaaagggaaggaggaggatccggggaactacaggccagtcagcctcacctcagtccctggaaaaatcatggagcaggtcctcaaggaatcaattatgaaacatttagaggagaggaaagtgatcaggaacagtcagcatggattcacgaaggggaagtcgtgcctgactaacctaattgccttctatgatgagataactggctctgtggatgaggggaaagcagtggatgtgttattccttgactttagcaaagcttttgatactgtctcccacagtattcttgccaccaagttaaagaagtatgggctggatgaatggactgtaaggtggatagaaagctggctagatcgtcgggctcaacgggtagtgatcaatggctccatgtctagttggcagccggtttcaagtggagtgccccaagggtcggtcctggggccggttttgtttaatatctttattaatgatctggaggatggtgtggactgcactctcagcaagtttgcagatgacactaaactaggaggcgtggtagatacactagagggtagggatcggatacagagggacctagacaaattagaggattgggcagaaaaaaacctgatgaggttcaacaaggacaagtgcagagtcctgcacttaggacggaagaatcccatgcactgctacagactagggaccgaatagctaggtagcagttctgctgaaaaggacctaggggtcacagtggacgagaagctggatatgagtcaacagtgtgctcttgttgccaagaaggctaacggcattttgggctgtataagtaggggcattgccagcagatcgaggaacgtgatcgttcccctttattcgacattggagaggcctcatctggaatactgtgtccagttttggtccccacactacaagaaggatgtggaaaaattggaaagagtccagcggagggcaacaaaaatgattaggggtctggagcacatgacttatgaggagaggctgagagaactgggattgtttagtctccagaagagaagaatgaggggggatttgatagcagccttcaactacctgaaggggggttccaaagaggatggagctcggctgttctcagtggtggcagatgacagaacaaggagcaatggtctcaagttgcagtgggggaggtccaggttggatatcaggaaaaactatttcactaggagggtggtgaaacactggaatgcgttacctagggaggtggtggagtctccttccttggaggtttttaaggcccggcttgacaaagccctggctgggatgatttagctgggaattggtcctgctttgagcagggggttggactagatgacctcttgaggtcccttccaactctgatattctatgattctatgctcagAAAGGTGTCTCACTAAAGTCCAGCTTAGTAGCTACTGAGGTGGATTCTAGGTCTGCTCTCTGCAAATTCACAAAGACTTTTGGCCTAGATGTCTGAGTGCTGCGACCTTATAGTTAGTGCTGGTGTATCATATGGTAGAGGAGAAAACTCTCCTCAGACAGTTGAGGGTCTTGCTTTCCTGTGACTAGTAATTGGATTGTGTGTGTAAACCTGTGCTCAAACTGAGCTCTCTTTCCCCATCTATTGAGGAATGGGGAAAGATGTGAGGAACCAACTGTATCTGCACACACGCCTCATTTGCCTGGGTGATCAGCAGACAGACTagctttgccaaagtgatcaattttggctgtttTGGGTTAAAACTTGGGTGCAGGGCTAATGAAATCTTATTGTATAACTAAAGGGTAGAGAAGAGAACTATGCTTAACAGAACCTAAGTGAGGAAGTCTCTCTAACTGTAAGCTCCCTTGCTAAGTGTGTGGTAGTGATGTCAAATCCAAGTGAAAGATGAAGTGGGAATAGACTTTTCCTGTGTGGTGCAGTTTCTTCTTAAAGCATCTTAGGTGGTGTTTGGCCATCTTCTCCAGTGTTTAAAGAGAGCTGAAAGGCCTTTCAACTTATTTCAACCTTTTTagtgatcactagagctgaaacCCTTAAGTTGATGTAAGGGGCTGAACCTTAGATATTGGGGGAGGGTCTTCTGGTGAAAGAAGGGGCAGCAGTGGCCACCCACTCTAATCACTAAGTACTGGattaggtggtggaatctccaaacACAGCATCACTCAACcattttcccccaccctcaggcAGGATGTGCAGCTGATTGAATGCACTCCTGGAGGCTGGGATTTTCCTGATCTTGGACACCAAACTGTGCGTGTGGGTGCAGCAAGGGACAAAGAGACTGGTGTGCTAAGCTGATGTCCACTGGGCCTTCCCATTGCAAGGTGGGAAACAGGCAGAGGACCAAGAGTCTGTGGAGCaagtgttttattttacttttgagTTACCATTTTGGTGGTTcccccaatccctctccacagAAGCTTTCTCTTGTACACAGACTCAAGGCTTGCacgtggggaagtattgcctcaaGAAGAAGGGTAGTGAATAGGTTTCCCACATTTCTGGGTGCTGGCTCAAGCTGTTTCTGTTCTGTAATGTTAAGAGGAACCCTGGCCCTTGTGGCTACTGGTGTCACCATGGCACTGAGAGTGTAAACTCCTCCATTCTTCT is a genomic window of Malaclemys terrapin pileata isolate rMalTer1 chromosome 4, rMalTer1.hap1, whole genome shotgun sequence containing:
- the LOC128836602 gene encoding zona pellucida sperm-binding protein 3-like isoform X1 gives rise to the protein MAEGMDWLSSRRKDQLGSSKGSGGCHGSQIEYEPTVQCYCEKVSVVCGSSRLQITVLVDLFGNGVTVSTRELTLGAGCAVTTVGPDRFQLEYLLSACGATMEFLPDTIHYRNFLHYRPSAVRGVIRASAFSLPIDCFYPRTSNVSSLGLQPTWVPFSSTLMHRWHLDFALDVYDSTWLSPLSDPSYYLGDLINIQASVRTGSHVPLRIYVDECVARPSAASSMKYEVITDHGCLVDGQHSRSRFLAPRGDQFLRFQLDTFIFTGASNSQIYLLCHLKAVAASPADQHNKACSYDPATTAWHSHEGGNCSCCASPAGCGSRRRRRHLPQDREGLLGEADLQLGPIKLATNSSITLGSSPLTLASTEPTSATAGAVELSSTVSISGTPKAIHPDLFSPNRAVNSIVRGDMKDSSGLQLPFSVTTLAIAVLCSLFVFLGILGCYCSTKRYHRGYRMGAVDAALGESGAVAMAPTATGDSNVASKKPGAVVAAACGESGSV
- the LOC128836602 gene encoding zona pellucida sperm-binding protein 3-like isoform X2, giving the protein MDTTGHPSEVVHQVSVVCGSSRLQITVLVDLFGNGVTVSTRELTLGAGCAVTTVGPDRFQLEYLLSACGATMEFLPDTIHYRNFLHYRPSAVRGVIRASAFSLPIDCFYPRTSNVSSLGLQPTWVPFSSTLMHRWHLDFALDVYDSTWLSPLSDPSYYLGDLINIQASVRTGSHVPLRIYVDECVARPSAASSMKYEVITDHGCLVDGQHSRSRFLAPRGDQFLRFQLDTFIFTGASNSQIYLLCHLKAVAASPADQHNKACSYDPATTAWHSHEGGNCSCCASPAGCGSRRRRRHLPQDREGLLGEADLQLGPIKLATNSSITLGSSPLTLASTEPTSATAGAVELSSTVSISGTPKAIHPDLFSPNRAVNSIVRGDMKDSSGLQLPFSVTTLAIAVLCSLFVFLGILGCYCSTKRYHRGYRMGAVDAALGESGAVAMAPTATGDSNVASKKPGAVVAAACGESGSV